DNA sequence from the Manihot esculenta cultivar AM560-2 chromosome 11, M.esculenta_v8, whole genome shotgun sequence genome:
TTAAGATTACAAGGGGGTGCACCAAATATAACAAACATGTCCTTTGCTGATGACGCTCTCCTGTTTGGGAAAGCATCAAGGGAAGAAGCAGTAGCCATCAATGAAGTCCTCCACAAATACACTGAAGCAACTGATCAGAGAATAAACATCCACAATTCAAACATCCATTTTAGCAGTAAAATTCCTTTTAGTTTGAGGAAGGATTTGTTAACTATCCTCACAATGAAGAATTGGATATCTCTGATAAATATTTAGGTCTCCCTGCTGTATAGGGAGATTTGATTAATCAGAAAACAGTTAACTGCCCTCCAAAAGTCAATCTAGTAGCAGATTTGATTAGTCACAACACTTTGTAGTGGAAGTACGATCTGGTTAGTGCTTTGTTCAATAGACCAGTTGCCATGAAAATTTTTTCTATTCCTATCGGTCCAGTGGGATGTGAAGAGGAACTAATATGACATTATGAGAATTTGGGCTCTTATACAGTAAAATCAAGATACACTCTTCTATCTAAAGGTTTTCGACAGGAGAAGACTCAGTCACCATCATCTTCAAACTCCATATCTGCAAAAATTTGGAAGACTATATGTGAGATATAGATATTCAACCAAAGGTGAAGGTGTTCTTATGGAGAGTTATGTTGAATGCAATGCATTGGCGCATCATCTAGCGAAACTGGTTTGTGCTAATTCTCTGCCTTTTAATTGGATTTCTTGTATGCTTAGGAAGCTGAACGATATTTGTTCTTTGGAAACTGCTTAATGCAATATCAtctctaaaagaaaaaaatagagggaccaaaaaaaaattgataaaatttgaggGATTAAATACAAATTTGGTTATTATATTTGGATTCCTATGCTATAAATCCCAGTGGGAATAAGCAATTCCCAATATTTCCTTCCTAGGGTTTACGGAGGTTGTCTTCTGGATCCTAACGATGCACGTCTCCAGAAAGAAAAAAGCATTGACGGATCTAGATGGTCTACCCAAGCAATGCGAAGAAGGAGTTGCCGATAAAGCCACCGGTGAAGAGGATGAAGATGCCGATAGCACCATCGGTGAAGAGGCTGAAGATAGCTCCGACGGTGAGGAAAGTGAGGAGGGCTCCCCGTTCGATCCTTACAAACTCGGTTCCGAAGTAATAGTTTTCGACCCATCCGAGGGTAACAGAGATGGTTATGGATCCGATGACACCGATTACGAGGGCGAGCAGAGGGATGTATATCTTAAATACAGACGTCAGTACAGGGAAAGCGAGGTAATTATATTATCACTATTgtctttgtattttttttttttataattacctTTTTTTAATGGATTTGAGTTCCTACTTTagggatttgattttgatgattaTCCCAAGCCAATTAAGGGAGAATTGTTCTTTGGTGTTGCTCGTCATGTCAATTTGGAAGATGAAGATGGCTTTTATACCAAAGGCTGCAGAGAGGCACTTGCATATGCTGTCCAGGAACAGAATAAGAAGGTGGACATCTCTGTTATAGATGCTGAATATTGTAAATTTTATCCAAATTTACATGcatattttgaataatttgaTTGTATTGAAAGAATTCCTCACGGATGAGACACAAATATCGATAGTTTCGTATATTCTTAATTGCTTTTGCATTATTTCTATACACCTCCAGATTATTAATTTCACACACATTTCATGTTTGTGTAGGGTGCAAATCTGAGACATCTTGAGATTATCAAGGCAAATGTTGAATCAATCGGATTGTATCACATAACTTTCAAAGCTGAAGATACGAAACTAGGGGAAACCAAAGTTTATCAAACTAAGGTCTTCTATAGTTTGGTTCCTGATCGTCACCAGGATCAAGTCTTTATTTTCAGGTTAAAGGaaggtaatttaaaaaattaaaaaaaaaaaaaagaatttatatcTGTGCACTACtcatgttta
Encoded proteins:
- the LOC110626492 gene encoding uncharacterized protein LOC110626492 gives rise to the protein MHVSRKKKALTDLDGLPKQCEEGVADKATGEEDEDADSTIGEEAEDSSDGEESEEGSPFDPYKLGSEVIVFDPSEGNRDGYGSDDTDYEGEQRDVYLKYRRQYRESEGFDFDDYPKPIKGELFFGVARHVNLEDEDGFYTKGCREALAYAVQEQNKKGANLRHLEIIKANVESIGLYHITFKAEDTKLGETKVYQTKVFYSLVPDRHQDQVFIFRLKEDDKAN